The Melanotaenia boesemani isolate fMelBoe1 chromosome 17, fMelBoe1.pri, whole genome shotgun sequence genome segment AAAAATGCTTAAAACTCAAATATCAGCATCGGCCACGACATGCAGATAATGTTGAATATGCTTGCTCAATCTGAAACAACAGCTAAATTCCACCCTCTATTCAGTGTTTGCGGAAAATGTAAATTACTAAATGAGATAAGACaccccacaacaacaacaaaaagaacatgAATGACCTTAAGTGTGACTGACTGTACAACCCAAGTTCATTAACAACTGTCAGCTATGTCAATGCTTTCTTCTGTAACAGACTGGAGAACGAGTCTATAGAGTTCTCTCACTGAATGACTGTTTTTACCATGAAAACGGACTTAGTGGAGTTATCTCTGTCCATGAGAATACCAGATTTATACTGCAGCACTGAACTCAATCAATGATTTATAGTTATGTTTGACGCCCTGCTGCTAGAATGCAAAGAGACAGCCCTGTGTGGTGATGGCAGCTAATGTGGGCTGGCAGCATTGAAAGCAAATAGAGTTTACCCTCTgaggataataaaaaaaacaaaaacatcgtcaaataaatctaaacatcTCAGTCCAGATCATTCATCAAATTATTGATTAAATCTGTTTAGATATGTGGCTCCTctaaaaaagacaacctaactGAGTGAAGTTAGATGTTTAGAAAGATACAGACCAAAATGTGAACATCATACTGATAAGTGATGTGGTATTGATCCTCAAGAGTCAGACTAAAACACCATTAGCAATCAGATtgattgattttaataaaacacgTGTACATGCAAACGACACCAAAACTTCTTTGATTTCTAGCAAATTAACTTCCAACCTGGTAACAGTGCTTAAATATAAATCTGAGTTAACAGTGGACAGCTTCATATGCTTAAACCCTACCAGGAAGTTAACTGGCAGCTGGAGCAGAACAGGATATCTGGATTTCCAGAAGCTGATTACTGGAAACTGAttctaaaaaaatgaatatggaGCTGACAGACTAATCTTCATCTGACAAAACAACCCACCTCCCGCTCTCTTGACTTTGCCGACAAGTTTCTTGACGTTCCCCCGTTTCAAACCTTCGGGGAATTAAAACACACCAAACTGCGATGACCAGTGCACCCCGACGCCGCTGTGTTCGTTAGCTCATTTCCAGCTAACCTCTCTCATGTCCTGGTAGCGGCTCTCAACTACTCCGCGGTTCCGCTTTCACTGCTGCCTCCGTTTCGAAAAGGTACTAATTTCTTAATTCATATGGTAACTACAGCGAGTGGGTCTTCAAAACAAGCGGCGGTTTCGGTGCTTCTTTCACGGTCACGACCAGAAAACTCTGGGGGAAGGAAGACAACAGAACTGGTCCATCCAACCAGGAAGTCTTCGGGTAGCCTCTTCGGTCTTTTGAGGGCGTGTTTGCCCTGAGCTGCGTCTGCCAGGACACTGTCAGGTACCCTTTTACACGAGCCTCGTGAAGGTAATAATCAATCAAATAGTGGCATTGGCTAAAAGTAGTTCTGCCCATATCACGAGGAAAATACTATGCTCTCATTCAACAAGTctaacacaagaataaaacagtAATTTTATTATAAGTTATTATATAAGCAACTGCTTAATCCTGAGTTCTTTCAAAACAGACTTAATTGTCCCATGTCTTGTCTGACTAATAGTGCTGATTAAAAAGAAGTATGTTTAGATTTATATCGGTTGAATTATGTactgtctgctgctgttttcatggTTTTACACGTAAAACATACTAGGTGGCGGTAATGTACCTTGACGCTGGTTGCTGTCCGCATTTaacccaaagaagaagaaagcatcCGCAGAAGAAGACCTACAAACACACGCTTCCTGTGTTTGTGCGACATGGCAACAGTACAAGTTTGTGAGGCTGAAAAGGTGTACATCTTACACGGCATAAGGGTAAGCATTTAACAGATACGTTAGTTATTGGCTGTGAATTATTATCTCCGGGCTAGTTTAGCCACGTGCTATATAGATGGACGGCTAGCTGAGTTAGCATTGGCTGCAATTGTTGATATAATTTTCCTGGTCTTCATAAGGATGACTTACGGGTGGATGGAAGAGGCTGTGAGGACTACAGACACATGGAGATAGAGACCGATTTGGTGTCCAACACAGATGGATCGGCTAAAGTCTCTCTGGTAATGAAAATCCTTAGAGTTTTAGCTTCCATGTTGCCTCTTTTTCAGAATGATGATGATCCAATGTGTCTCATCCTGTTAATGCTTCCAATGGCATACATTTCAACTACATATGCTCTACACCTGAGCTTATCTAATCTCAGAATACCTGGAAAAAAATACTGTtaattttcattatgttttctgtttgtcttcttttttttccttagggGCACACAGCAGTTCTTGTTGGGATTAAGGCTGAGATTGGAAAACCAAGACCTATGGTACCAAACGAAGGTTATTTGGAATTCTTTGTTGACTGGTAAGAGTGCTCTTTaatgatatgtgtgtgtgcagaaagATTTAGGAATTATGAGTTAACATCATTAAAAGCAGATATGTACATACATATGGGGAATTTGGTTAAACTGGTAGCCTTATGGTTACAGAGGTTGGCTTGgttctggagaacctgggttcaagtctcCGGGCTCGCAACTGAGGTAAACCCCtcgtgggcccctgagcaaggcccgtAAATCCCAACTGCTCTCTGGGTACAGAAATCTGGCCTGGCAGCTCACTGCTCCTAgtaactaggatgggttaaatgcagcaAACGAattcaacaataataataaagtataataaaaaataacttaaaaactaTCAAAGTAGTACATtttgctgacttttttttatccttgtgTAAAGCAGAATATAAAAGATACAAGGAAGAGTGtactaaaatgtttaaataaaggaaTTGCATCATAAAAatcaaatgacattttaaatcaatttttgtGTAGTGCTTTTGTGGTAATTTTGTGTTGGATAACCTGCCACTAGGAGGTGGTATTGTGTTGTGTCTCCTTTTTGAGTTTCCAACAGATCACTGATTTTGAACTTGTAGTAAAACTGTCACAAAGGTTCATCCCCATCACGTCTGTACCACTAACTCAAGGCAtgataaatgtgtaaaatggtCGTTCTCTTACTTACCTTGTAACTAATAACTTCTCTTCCATGTTACTAGTTCAGCCAATGCAACCCCTGAGTTTGAGGGCAGAGGAGGTGAAGAGCTGGGGACAGAGCTGAGTAACACCCTCTACAAAGTCTTCAACAACAAACACAGCCTTGATCTGGGGAGTCTCTGTATAAGTCCTGGAGAGCACTGCTGGGTGCTTTACGTGGATGTGCTGGTGAGTGGTAACCTCCAATATAAATTTTCTTAACTTCTAAGGTATTGgaacatgatgtttttaatggAGGAGACTATTCAACATAGAGTAGCTTGTTTGTTCATCTATTGTCTATTCCTGCTTATTCCGTAGAAAGGTAGCaggaattttgtttttgtttggtggaTACTTTATATAGTTTCTTATTAAATTCAGTTGATTTACATGGGTTGAGTCATTAGTATTTGGTGGCTTAGATGGAAATAAAAGGTTATCCGATTCCACCCTCTTCAGATGTACATTTATTCCAGGTTCtttagtttctcttttcttttcagtttcttttctttgagtATTTTTGGGTTTTAGGATGTTGCTTGAACAGAATAAGACATATAAAGATATTTTCTGTTGCTTTATAGACCATAACTTTCAATTAACTTTGAAAGTAAACAACAAATTTATCTTTTAGTAAAGTTTTTTAGtttctgctctttattttctatccaTTTTAAATAGGCCTTACATTTTTTCCTCAAAATTACTAAGAAATTACcaagacttctttttttttttttaaattggcttCCTTATTTTGGTTTCTATTCATTCTATTATATTATAACAtatcttgaaattctgcatatAAACATGCAGAGTTGTTGCTCCTGTAAGGAACCATTCTGTTCTCCAATAATAAAATCAATCCAAAAGTAAAGATCTCATTTCATGTTTTACTCCTTCTGCAGCTCCTGCAATGTGATGGAAACTTGTATGATGCCATCTCAATAGCCATCAAGGCAGCTCTCTTCAACACAAAGTGAGTATTTGTTTGGGTTTTAACAGTCAGGTGACTTAATcctgagatttttttcttaacagtTAAATGTGCCCATTGTTTGTTTTGATACTGAGTGTATTCAGTCTTCTGATCACTTCAGAATTCCCAGAGTTCACATATCATCTGATGACGAAGGAGGAAAGGAGATCGAGCTGTCCGACGACCCTTATGACTGCATGAGACTTAACGTAGAAAACGTTCCCTGTATTGTGACTTTATGCAAGGTAAGCTTGCAGCTGACGCTTCAAGATGAAGACTGTTTTCGCACAAATAATGATACACAGACTGGTTGTTGTTGAACAGGTGGGCCACAGGTACGTAGTGGATGCAACTCTGCAGGAGAaggcctgctctgtggcaagcCTCATCATCTCTGTCACACACGAGGGCACGGTCACCTGCACGAGGAAGGTGGGCGGAGGCAGCCTGGATCCAGAGAGCATCTTTGAAATGACAGAGGTGAGACGGGCCAACCTTTTCGGCCATGTGGCCTCCCTTCACCACAGCAGAGGAATTTAAATTAAGGGGTTTTATTATCTTTAATTTCAGTGTTGCCAAGtgagtgtaaaaacaaaactacaaaggTGTCAAACGGAGCaatattttctgtctgcaggCAGGAAAACGAGTCGGGAAAACTCTTCACAGTCCGCtcatgaagctgctgcagcaagAGGAGAGTctgggaagaaagagacagaaagttGGCTTCCTgggttaaaattaaatgtttctatTGTATGTATTTACATGTACACctgttttttcataaaaatttCTAATTATTACACTTTGCTTGTCTTGATGCTTTATTGGTATCATTATATCTCAACCTAACCAGGACATAATTATTTTAGAGTATTCTGGCCAGTATAGGCAGCCGATCAGGTGAACAGGAATGACACATTTCACACGTTACACAATGTCATGTATACATGCAGATTTGTAAAAGCTTCACAACCCAAAAACTTTGGATTATTTAGTTATCACAAACTGGTACAGAATGTCAATGTTAtgactgaccaatcacaaatATCTGTCTTCAGTCTAGAAATTGCAAACTTTTTCCTTAAGAGAAGCATATTTTGGCCTACTTAGAGGACTTGTTGCTGAACACTTTATTTTAAGCTGTTGCTGTGTATCACTTTATACTATAAATAAATACGGTACTTTAAACTTAGGTGACCACAGACATGAAGTCAGCGCTTCTCTGCAGGCACTGTCCTCTCCGCATCTTTTTGTTTGCCACGTGTCAACCGGGACTGAAAGCAGTGGAAGTCTTAAAGACCAGATGTGACTCTGGATCATTTCCACGCTTCCCTCAGACTGTTGCAGGGTGTGTGCAAGAACTGAGATCACACTGGTCCAAAACGCACTCTCATCTAAGGACAGCAAAGAAACATATGAGTGCagcatttaatataaaataacattttaaggCTTCATCATTGTCAAAATGCCTGGAAATGCTAAAATCTTTCCAAACAAGGAGACAGCCAACTAACCCAAACCCTTTACAACaaaaaatcctattttttcTTAAGATTTCAACAGGAAACAAGCTatgaaataaacagtttatgCAAGAGATGAGtctgtgtttctcttttgtcACACCTTGATGAAAGCTGCAAAAGGATTATGCAATGGCTACTCTCGCCTTGTCTACACCAGCCCTCCGGGCCTGGCTTTGCTGAGCACTCAGCTTCCATGTAAAGAGTCTGGAGCCAGATGAGAGACAGACACGCCATCCTCAGACTCCTGAGGTTGGACTGTTTTTCCTACAAACAGCAGTTATGGACTTCAGTACTTTTCCTTTTTGAGAGATGAGAGGGTGGGTGTGGCGGAGACAAATAAATTGCGAACTTCCATGCTGGCTCAGCctcatcctgcaggtttcaccATGGAGTTcagaagagtgtgtgtgctgctgggaGTGCTGCTGCTCATTGCAGCAGACTCCAAATAAGAAGAAGCAGGTGAAGAAAGGTAGCTGAAGACAAGAAATCACACTGTAGGATGGATGCCAGATTATTCACTATCTCAGACTATAATCTCTATGAAACAAGAACTTAAAATGTCTTTGATCATTCAGTTTAAAGTGAGAATTTCGTAAACTTGGTATTTCCTTGTGTCTGGAATCAGATACATCAAAGGATGCTGCCCTACAGGAGCTGCAGAAACAGATCGATGACATTGTCCAGGAGCTCCTCCTGCTGAAGGAACAACAGGCCCTGCAAACAGGTACACAAAGCTTTTAACAAGGAGATGCAATAAACTTAAGTAATCCCCCATAATTTCCAGAAACACCACTCAAACCTGATGTTCTTTTGAGCCATCAGAGCTTAATGGGCAAAGTTgctatttctttttgttgtattcagtttaaagttaaaaacaaacctctACTTTGACCGTTTCTGTTACCCTGGAGCAAGTTTAGCTTTTTGGAGACTATGAGTATGTATAGAACCTGTAATATTGAAAGAGATGATGCTCCTCAATCAAACACCAGCATTTATGCAGGAAAAGTAAAGAATTGTATGAAGTCTTTGACTTTTCCCTTTGTTATGACATAATCTGACAAGCAACATTGGATAGTTTTCAAATGGAAATatgttaaaagtttgttttatgtcTGATAGTCTGCTACCTTTATGTTTTCCAGTCTGTTTAAAAGGTGCAAAGATCCATGGTAAGTGTTTCCTAGTCGACCCTGTGAGGAAACATTATCATGCTGCCAGTGAGGACTGCAACGCCCTGGGCGGCATCCTTGGAACACCCACATCCAGCGACGAGAACGCTCAGCTCAGAGACTACCTCCGCCAGAGCATCGGCCCAGAAGAGCAGGTCTGGCTAGGCATCAATGACATGACGACTGAGGGTACATGGATGGATCAGACCGGTTTCAGCATCACATACAAAAACTGGGACACTTCCAACTACAGGTCCCCACAGCCGGACGGCGGAAAGTCCCAAAACTGTGGCGTTCTGTCTGGAGCCTCCCAGGGGAAGTGGCTTGATGAGAACTGTCGTGAGGAGAGACCATCTGTCTGCCAGTTCAACATCGTTTGATCACATCTATCTCATTATAGACTCTCCCACTGCCTGCTCTTCTAAACAAAGTTTTAACCAGTGACACTCAGCTGAACAGGGACGATGTAAAGGTCACAGACAGTTACATAAgcgttatttttgacaaaaGTGATGTGCTGGTATATCATTTGCAGCATGCCTTGTGGTTGCAACACAACAGAGGAACACAGTCAACAGTAGGAGAGACACTGTAGGACAGAGCAGTCTGCAGTCACTTCACACACTTGTATATCTCTTTCAAAAATCCAGTAATAATAGATAAAACTATCATCTAATagataaaactgtaataaaaggTGTGTGTAGGTGCTGGCACCGatcataaatgtaaaaagttggTTGTAACCTTTACACCTTTTTTCTCACATTCACACCACAATTGCAGCAGTTTCATAGCTTTCTGGTTGAGAGACGCTGGTTTAAACTTCTATTTTAACAACAAACCTCACATGAAGTCAGAATTTTGACGgatactgcttttttttttttaattaaataatctttATACAAGTTTACTAGTCCTGCAGTTTCTTATGTCTAGCCTGATATAACATGTACAATCATTTTCAATAAACTATGAATATCCATTTCTGTGTTATTTGTTAAAGGAAATGTTTATTGAGAATTACGCTACAGAAGTTTTTCTTAAACTTTGCAACACTGCTTCCTtccaaaacaaaagcagaccATTTCAAATCCCTGCAATTTGAGAAATACAATGCATGTATATAAACCTGACCTCTGCTATTGCTTTTATGGTAAAACACTGGCTGCCTCTCACTAATCTGAATTTCTTCCACACCCTCTTTCACAATGTTTTTCATGGTTCTTCTGGCTGAGTAGTTTCCACAATTCAGAATACAAAAGGTCTcagtttaaaatggaaaattaaatgtcacTGCATCAGTGTGTGGTGGCAGACCTCAGGAAGGAAAGCTTTTCCCTTCTCAAtgaaatttctgaatttattgaaaagaaaacagttgtatttacagaagaaaaacaaatataaaaaaaaaagactaaccaatataaaaacatttttaaaaaaaccatagttagggtttttttttttggggttttttcttttttttttggttttttgtttttaacagccGCAGCTTATAAAGGCAGAAGCttaatcaaatattacagaaatagTTTGGAGTTTTGTTTCTTTCGTTGGAGAGTGAAGAGTGACACTGCTCCTCTTTGTAGAAACACAAAAGTAGACGTAGCACAACCCAGCATAAAGAAtggagatggaaagaaaaagcaaaaaaaaagctcacAACACTAAACATCTCAGTTTCACAAAAGTTTGCCACGAAATAATTTGTTTCTGTAAAGTTGtgctaaagaaagaaaatggactTACttagcaaaaaatgtttttactgtctcTAAAagggctttttttatttatgcttttatggGTGTGAGAGAATACTTACTCGAGAAAGGTCTGAGGAATCATAGAGTCAGCCATAACTTAAGGCAACACCTAAAAAAAGGCGAGTAAATCGGGCAAAGTATTAAAGTAGTAAAGGGGGGTAAAAAAAGAAGGGTCTTTGGAAATTCTGGATATGTTGGGGTAGCTCCTTCATGTCAAGTAGTTGCCATGTTTCATCACTGGGGCCAGAAACAATGACTCAACGTGTCATGTTTGCTACATCAGAATTAATTTGCAAAATGTGTTTGCATCTCATGAAATCTATTTTCCTAAGGAGGCAAAAATCATCTTAATTCAAAGTTCAGACTTTGACCAGGCTTGTCTAATGTGCCACTtataaacaagataaaaaaaaaaaaaaacacagatgatgCTCAATTGCTGCATCAACAAGACTCGGTCACCACAAAACTATATGATGCAAAATCCTGCTTCCAGTTTTTATGCTGATGGCttttaattcatatttaacAAGAAGCGTCAACCTTCTAAGCTATCTAATGTCCTCAAACTATTTCTGTAAAAGCGAGACTCACAGCTTACGTAGTAAAGCTCAAGAAATGACTGAGTctgtacacacataaaaaaaaaacctaactcAGATTCCCTGAGTGTGATCCAGGCACAGATGTTTACATCAGTCCAAAGACTTCGTAGCATCAGTTTGTCATTACAAGAACTCATCTGATAACGTCTCCTGGGACTCATGATTAGCACCAGAGAGTTGGATCATGTTTATATCCCCTGTGCTCTTGAATGTGTAGAGTTCATTATCCACCATCCTGCGGTCCTGAAAGCCGAGGCTGTCTTGTCGGCCGATGGGGGTGCGTGGACGGGGTGGGATGAAAGTATCAGATGGGTCAAGGAACGTCTTGTAATGGTCCACCTTGGGCTCTGGATCTGGCTCCTTAATTGCAGGCATCGCTCCATCTGTGGGACCCATAAAGGTTTGATAGGAATCTGTCGGCATCCCTTTATAGTTGTCTTGCATGCTGT includes the following:
- the LOC121656658 gene encoding LOW QUALITY PROTEIN: tetranectin-like (The sequence of the model RefSeq protein was modified relative to this genomic sequence to represent the inferred CDS: inserted 2 bases in 1 codon), with translation MEFRRVCVLLGVLLLIXQQTPNKKKQVKKDTSKDAALQELQKQIDDIVQELLLLKEQQALQTVCLKGAKIHGKCFLVDPVRKHYHAASEDCNALGGILGTPTSSDENAQLRDYLRQSIGPEEQVWLGINDMTTEGTWMDQTGFSITYKNWDTSNYRSPQPDGGKSQNCGVLSGASQGKWLDENCREERPSVCQFNIV
- the exosc7 gene encoding exosome complex component RRP42 is translated as MATVQVCEAEKVYILHGIRDDLRVDGRGCEDYRHMEIETDLVSNTDGSAKVSLGHTAVLVGIKAEIGKPRPMVPNEGYLEFFVDCSANATPEFEGRGGEELGTELSNTLYKVFNNKHSLDLGSLCISPGEHCWVLYVDVLLLQCDGNLYDAISIAIKAALFNTKIPRVHISSDDEGGKEIELSDDPYDCMRLNVENVPCIVTLCKVGHRYVVDATLQEKACSVASLIISVTHEGTVTCTRKVGGGSLDPESIFEMTEAGKRVGKTLHSPLMKLLQQEESLGRKRQKVGFLG